Sequence from the Rutidosis leptorrhynchoides isolate AG116_Rl617_1_P2 chromosome 3, CSIRO_AGI_Rlap_v1, whole genome shotgun sequence genome:
TCAACAACTTCATATACCTTCAGAACCAAGCTCGAGCGGCCCATCGTTTGCCGCCACTCGTATGGGACCCACTACTCGAGCGTTACGCAAATTCCTACGCTAGACTAAGGCAAAAAGATTGCTTGTTACAACATTCAAATGGGCCTTATGGGGAGAACATATTTTGGGGAAGTGGTTATGGATGGAACCCAGCCCAAGCTGCAGCCGCATGGGTCGGGGAGCAACGGTGGTACACTTATGGATCGAATTCGTGTAACGGGGGACAAGAGTGTGGACATTATACACAGATTGTTTGGAAAACAAGTAGAAGAATTGGGTGTTCTGTTGTGAATTGTTTTCAGAACAAAGGTGTTTTCATGATATGTAATTATGATCCTCCTGGAAATTATATTGGTGAGAGACCTTACTGATTTTGTGATGACATATTTTTGATGGTAGATGTTATCTACATATAATCCACATACTTATCTGAGTACGCATGTATATTTATGACATGTATGTGTTTTCAAGTCGTTtatttgcttataatttttttatttatcgTAAATTTATTCTTATGGAATATATTTATAACCTTGATTTGGTCATCGATTAATAGTTTGTCATTTTTCTTATAATTCACAAAACATTGATAAACATCAAAAACTTGGGTAGTGGAAGAGTACAGAAAATGTCTATTCATATTACCTCCTCATATcttaattagtttttttttttttttaaaaaagatcaACTTTTATTAAACATAAACAAGATATACATTCTGAAGGGCTAAAGCCCGGGTACAGACTTGAATAATTTAGAGCTA
This genomic interval carries:
- the LOC139898299 gene encoding pathogenesis-related protein PR-1-like, producing the protein MWFPSITLVFFFGIIISSTNAFTNNKTNKTQAPKNNAMINNFIYLQNQARAAHRLPPLVWDPLLERYANSYARLRQKDCLLQHSNGPYGENIFWGSGYGWNPAQAAAAWVGEQRWYTYGSNSCNGGQECGHYTQIVWKTSRRIGCSVVNCFQNKGVFMICNYDPPGNYIGERPY